A section of the Salarchaeum sp. JOR-1 genome encodes:
- a CDS encoding putative sulfate/molybdate transporter: protein MAHSSDYEQTPAIDFSVSEFTGALGDSVTVFPIVVAIGALTDLSLTHLLLGFAVFQVVWGLHYGLPMSVEPMKALAALVIAGSLTAGELAVAGLLAGGILLVVGSTGTLGRLTQYIGQPVIRGVQVAVALILLETGVQLGLNSIPLALVAVAIAGVVILAGYPRASALVVLCVGVGITVAQTGLPAPVYPTIAIGLPDVQAVSITAVEGTLAQLAMTVGNAAVATSLLLSDFYDADVSADELASSMGVMNLVAIPLGAMPMCHGSGGVAGKYAFGARTAGSNLILGAIYAIAAVVAVGIVAAFPLSMLGVILALIAVELGRTGLKSDQLAVTIGVGVIGLVTNVGVAFVVGAVGYLGLQRFR, encoded by the coding sequence GTGGCTCATTCGAGCGATTACGAACAGACACCCGCTATCGATTTTTCGGTCAGTGAGTTTACTGGCGCGTTAGGGGATTCAGTTACTGTGTTCCCGATCGTTGTCGCTATCGGTGCGCTGACCGATCTCTCACTCACCCATCTTCTCCTCGGGTTCGCGGTATTCCAGGTCGTGTGGGGACTCCACTACGGCCTGCCGATGTCCGTTGAACCGATGAAGGCTCTCGCTGCGCTGGTGATCGCCGGATCGCTTACTGCCGGCGAACTTGCAGTTGCCGGTCTTCTCGCTGGCGGAATTCTGCTCGTCGTCGGATCGACCGGAACGCTCGGCCGGCTCACCCAGTACATCGGCCAGCCCGTGATTCGCGGTGTCCAGGTCGCGGTCGCGCTCATCCTCCTCGAGACAGGCGTTCAACTCGGTCTCAACAGTATTCCGCTCGCCCTCGTCGCCGTCGCCATCGCCGGTGTCGTCATTCTCGCCGGGTATCCTCGTGCGAGCGCACTCGTTGTCCTCTGCGTCGGTGTTGGTATCACCGTCGCGCAGACAGGGCTCCCTGCACCAGTCTATCCGACCATTGCAATCGGCCTTCCAGATGTCCAAGCAGTTTCGATCACAGCCGTAGAAGGGACGCTCGCACAGCTCGCAATGACGGTTGGGAACGCGGCCGTCGCGACCTCATTGCTCCTCTCCGATTTCTACGATGCAGACGTTTCAGCTGACGAACTCGCATCCAGTATGGGCGTGATGAATCTCGTTGCGATTCCGCTCGGGGCGATGCCGATGTGTCATGGAAGCGGCGGCGTCGCTGGAAAGTACGCCTTCGGCGCACGCACCGCAGGGTCGAATCTCATTCTGGGGGCGATCTATGCGATCGCCGCCGTGGTCGCCGTCGGGATCGTTGCCGCGTTCCCCCTGTCGATGCTCGGCGTGATCCTCGCCCTGATCGCCGTCGAACTCGGGCGAACAGGACTCAAATCGGATCAGCTGGCAGTTACGATTGGAGTCGGTGTCATCGGTCTCGTGACCAACGTCGGGGTCGCCTTCGTCGTAGGAGCGGTCG